Proteins found in one Phocoena sinus isolate mPhoSin1 chromosome 5, mPhoSin1.pri, whole genome shotgun sequence genomic segment:
- the LOC116754524 gene encoding DNA polymerase nu-like has protein sequence MEHKRKHVPKESINNENNEESMSLKRKRITCNNSSEKTSKLTALEEDADEVETHLNSRNSKAFTNNFCDIRYLDALEKSQLIEMLKQAVALVVTLIYKDGSTQLRADQALASSVEGIVMLPRSHAEKGSGPLAAPASDSVLEEGFMPSDQCIYIKTEPSSIWDQEQEAHHQFARKVLLQTLECKCPVICFNAKDFLRTVMQFFGDDGSWKCVADFVGLDPRIAAWLIDPTVAAPSFEDLVAKYFGNSITVKVNSTYGNSSRATVNQNVHANLRVLYGLTMGLCSQLKARHFIVTSLSKGCLSFATMLTGNSTLSVFVHETGF, from the exons ATGGAACATAAGAGAAAACACGTACcaaaggaaagcataaataatgaaaacaatgaagaaaGCATGAGTCTGAAAAGAAAACGTATCACATGTAATAATTCATCAGAGAAAACAAGTAAACTTACGGCATTGGAAGAAGATGCTGATGAGGTTGAAACCCACCTAAATTCTAGGAACTCAAAAGCATTCACAAACAATTTTTGTGATATTAGGTATTTGGATGCTTTGGAGAAAAGCCAGCTGATTGAAATGCTCAAACAGGCAGTAGCTCTGGTGGTAACTCTGATATATAAGGATGGCTCAACTCAGCTGAGAGCAGACCAG GCTCTGGCTTCCTCTGTTGAAGGCATTGTGATGTTACCAAGGAGCCATGCAGAGAAAGGCAGTGGTCCTCTGGCTGCCCCAGCCTCTGACAGTGTTCTGGAGGAAGGCTTCATGCCCAGTGATCAGTGTATCTACATAAAAACTGAGCCCTCTTCCATTTGGGACCAAGAACAAGAGGCACATCATCAATTTGCCAG gAAGGTGCTGCTTCAAACACTGGAATGTAAATGTCCTGTTATTTGTTTTAACGCCAAGGATTTCCTGAGAACAGTGATGCAGTTTTTTGGTGATGATGGCAGTTGGAAGTGTG TTGCTGATTTTGTAGGGCTGGATCCCAGAATTGCTGCATGGCTTATAGATCCTACTGTTGCTGCACCCTCTTTTGAAGATTTAGTGGCAAAATACTTTGGAAACTCCATCACAGTTAAGGTGAACAGCACATACGGAAATTCCTCAAGAGCGACTGTG AATCAGAATGTACATGCGAACCTGAGGGTGCTCTACGGACTTACGATGGGCCTTTGTTCCCAGCTCAAGGCAAGGCATTTCATTGTAACTTCACTGTCCAAGGGCTGTCTTTCATTCGCAACCATGCTCACAGGAAACAGTACCCTCAGTGTCTTTGTGCACGAAACGGGGTTCTGA